The DNA region ATTACGTAAGATGAAAGAGTATTATCTTTTTGTACTCTAAAATACTGAATaattactctttaaaaaatcaCTTTGAACTGTATAAAAGCTTCAAAAATAAGAGTACCTTGAAGGAGGAGGGCATAGCAGTTAGGGTGCTGAGCCAACATTTTGAATGTCATGGCAATGGCATAAGAAGTTGTGTCATGAGCTGCAAAAACTAGCAAGACCATGTTATCAACAACCTCTTCTTCACTAATCTCCCCTTTAATCATCCCAGACACCAATCTTGACATCAACAACCCATCCTCCTCTCCTCCTTccatctccttcttcttctctctcactGCACTAATCAACATCTTTTCTATCTCTAGCCTTGCCTTTCTTGCTCTAGAAAACTTAGAGCCGGGAAACCTAATTGGTGGAGCAAAAACCCCTTCCAAAACCCTCTCAAAAGTTGTAAGCATTCCTGGCTCTACCTTAATCCCCAACAAGCACTCAAACACTATGCTAAATGTCAAAACCTTTGTGGAACGGTAAAGGCTAACCTTCTCTTGGCCGTGCCATTTTGTTTTCAGGTGCAATTGAACAGAGTTGCAAACTTTAGGAACTAAAGCCTCAAGCCCTGCATGGCCAAGACTTGTGCCTATAAGCCCACGAAGGCACCGGTGCCTCTCGCCTTGTTTTTCCATGATAGAGTCCTTGCCCATAAGCTGAACCGTCGAAGAAGGCCACGAGCTTATCACCAACTTGAACTCATTAGACAAAAAGAATCTATTAGCATCAGCTCCATTCACCACTACTGTTGGTGACCCCATTAGCGTTGTTTTGAATATTTTCCCATACTTTGTAATCCGAGGTTGAACAAACTCCTCGAAAAGTTGGTTCTTACGTTGAGCTTTGTAGAACTCCATTGTTTCACCTATCCAAGGAAGTCCCATCTGCCCAGGTGGTAGCTTCTTGgattttttatagctttttttgtgtttcaagAAAGTGAAAGTGATAGAGACTATTGCAACTAAGAGAGAGAATATACAAGAAACAACATAGCCAAGTTGTACAGCCATTGTTATTGGTGTGAGGAACATTGACACAACTTTGACATTTATAGTAGCTCCAGCATGTTCTCAGGTGAGCATGGATAAATAATTAGAAGAATTGTGCAAATAGGAAGAAAATTTGTAGGTCAAACCGAGTTGATTATCATAAAAGTCAACCAATCAAGAAGTCATAACCGTCCAACAAATTAATTTAATCTACAAATTAACGGTTGTGATGTTTTGGTTAAGTTGACTATCAGTGAAGAATATCCCCAGTAGAGCATCGAAACAGTGCAAATGGACCTCGCATGTGCACTTCATAACCCCTGAAAAGGACACGTCACCATCATAATGTGTCTGAAAAATGGGTTCGGTTAATTAATGTGTGTCATAAGACACACGTTAAGacatctatttttaaaaatattttatcatattactttaattctcaaattttttttttaaaaatgattaattattgtgtgtctaaggcacacattagcaaaatcacTGAAAAATTCTCGCacaatctcttcctctttctGAAACCTTGTTGTTGACAATATAATAAGTCAAGGATCCCTAAATATCTGGTAAAGTCTAATTCTTGCAAATGTTTATTTCTTGATTCAGAAGTCAAAACGCAGAAAAATGGAATCTTTTACCGTACCCCATTATTGCTGATTACAACATTGCTTAGATAAGCAGGGATGATCCACCTTGGAACTCTGCTGCACTAatgctttttcagtttttgatttTCTGCACCTCCTGAATTTTGAGGTTTTGTCACTGATTAGAATGTAGGTAATTGacaaatcatttttcaaatgCTAGCTAGTGAAGGGTGGCTCTAAGCAATAAATGGGGGCGCCTTAAGTATCACACACCCATGTTAGGAGCAAGATTTTTTGGATCTATATATGTGGATTGCCATCTAAAAGATAAGGCTCATAAAACTAAGTCTCATGACTAATGGATTCATGGGTATCATGCAATCTCAGTCAAACAAGCAGCATGAAGCTAGAGGATGAATAACAACTAGCTAGGAAGTAGTATTCATTTCCACTGTCACACGTAGTTGTATATACAAGTAAATAGATTTCACATATACTTGCATATATTTGGTATATATTATCTACGCAATCAgatgttttgacttttgatgTATCTATACAAGTGGGGATGTGCATGCAATGAAGATTACATGTTTGCTGGTTTTGTAATTTGTATATACATGCATTCGCATGTAGGTGTATGAATATGTACTTAGTGAGGCATAACGGAAAGCGTGATCAGATGGGTAACAGGATGCTAGCAAGTTCATTGATACCAATTAATTAATGCATAATGGAAAGCATGACGAGACAAGATATAATTCTAGCAAGACGCAAACCCTTAAATCTATAAAGAGGTTTCTTGAAGCCACAAGATAGAACTCTGAAATACattataaaaaagagaaaaacctctttaaaaatattattgatattctgaactctaaatttttgttttgcataTTGCATGCCCATTTCAAAGTtctaaaaaactaattaatttcttaagtaaaaatattcctaaacatattataattaatacaATACCATAATAGGACTCTATTTTGACTAACAACCCcttaaaaacacctaaaatcaAGAATATAAAATCCTACCTCCTAATGAAAAttacatatgaaaaaaaaaaaatcaaaagttaacaaaagataaaaattaccCTCATATTCTGTCACATCATTCAATGCCCTCTCAACCCTCTAGTATTCTTGCCCCCACCTGTCCTACTCTCACCGTCACTGCATCAAATTTTCCTAACCCTTTTGCTACCAATGTCCATCCTATGCAAACCCACTCCCAGAGTGGTATTTTCAAACCTAAACAATGTTTTGAAGTTTCAGTAGACTATAATGTTATACAACTCCCATATTTGGGTGATTCCAGCAAGAAAATGGCTATGAAGAATTTAGTGCGTTGTAACATCTACAGACCTGGACTTTACATCAAACTCCAACTgggaaaaatgttgtggactgAAAGTGGGtctacaaattaaaatttttttttttatacaagataaaatttctactctaacctaatataaatgtatatgtgtgtggaactctctcctggagacttgaatgCCAGCCCTTAACCTTCACATtctacaagtatttatacttgtagagtgaccaccacacTAAGGATGCACGGCGGTGTctacaaattaaaattgaaatgaCATAGTGATGACTCTATCGCTACTTGCAATTAAGACCAGATTATTAGTAgctaaaggttttttttaacaacAGGGTTTGGattatttttctccaaaaaaaaaaaaaaaagtttggattATGAAGAGACATTTCAGTCTTTTTGTCCCACCTCTGTTAGCCTCATTAATTCTCTCTTGACGGTTACCTTCAACTAGTCTCTTAAacagcttcttttttttctttttttttttgggagatgAAAGTCTCTTAAACAGTTAAATGTTTGGAATGCTTTTTTCATGAAATCCAAAAGGAGGAAATGGATATGTCAAAGCCTCTTGGCTACATTCATCCGCAACACcctcataaataaaaataaaagttaaaattgaaGCAGttaagttttctaaaatagatGTAAGTTACAATTTTATGATTGGGAtagttattttttgaaattttcttttcttttatacctACATACTACATAGTATCTGCAtgataattaaacaaaaataagtaaaaggcatctaataatattttcttatcttatcacatatttattaattttgatagaCACATTTCTATACATCTATTGATTTATCAAATACTTCATTTGTGTTTATAATTGTTCTATACGATAAtactaatataattaaaaaaattaatcacagATCACATCGATAAATACTTGGCTGCCACTGGTTAACTCATTTCTTCATATAGGATtctaagaaaaaggaaaatttggaaattatagCGTACAGCAACTTCTACTAGGGCATATAAGATGTACGGCCATAATAGGATCAAGTCATGACTGCCTGGCTGGACCTCGGATTTTGTATAGTAATTAAGAAGCAAAGAATGAACAAATCATTGGTCGGTCTAGTTCCTCACTAGTGTTACTATATAAGCCATTATAATAACATGTGTCGGTTGGATTAATCACATGCATGTATGCAATTTTTCAAATGAATTAGCCATGATTGTACACGTTATTTGGTGGAATTTTGATTTAGTCGGTATATATCCAATGTGAGACTTTGAATACACTCTCCCAATTAATGTCCTCACAGTCCAAATTCTtgagtttatactttatagttAAGATATACACCGCCATGCTTCTAATTAAaccatataatattatttgctTAACTGTAATACCACTTATTACGTGATGGATTGTTACAATCTGCATAAAATTAGCTAGCTAGGcacattttcaaattaaataaaccaAAGGATGTTTAGATTTTTCTGCAAACATTTTACATTGATTCTTTAGCCACTTGTACACATCCGTATATATGTTTATTATATATGGCTCAATTAATTATGCCTTGGCAGGTAGGTTAGGTGCTCTGTTTTTTGAAAGGGCATTGCATGGTGTTTTTCAGCACGTAGaataattgaaaaagaaattcattGTTTGTTAGATATTAACTGAGTAAAAGTTAGACCACAGCCTTTGTATTCCAATTTCTTTTCCACTTCCATTCACAACGAAagatataagaaataaaaagtggaaaaaaaattctaagcaTGCTAGCTAGTGACAGTGTTAATTTGGGAGTTTgtaagaaaaatcaaatatatttaacttAATTATGAATCTATGATTTAGACCCTAACTTTTAAATTACGGCTTAGTCAATTTTAGTCTAATCTAACAATTAGGTCCAAATTAAAGTGATTAACTAATTAATATAAGCATGAATGATAACATAAACATCatataagaatataaaatgAACAATCCATATAAAATCATAACATAACCATAACACATGGATATATATCGAAGCAGAAACCTTACCAAGTGTAAAACCTCTTTGCAGTATCACTACCAAAAACGGTCAACTAAAATGGATAGTTGTAGCACAATTTACTCACAAAACATTCCAAGCAATGTATTAAAGATGATAGGTGTACTTGAGTCTTCTAAGTTCCTGCTTGCAACTAAATCCAAAAGTCCTTTATCTACTCTAGTGTCTGGATCTGCAATTGGGCTCCAATTACAACTTCAAGCCATCATGACTAATTATGGGTTACTCCAATGGTTTCCAATCACCAATTAACTTACACAACTATAAGGTAGTGTAGAAAATGAAGGACTTCTTAATCTCCTCTTATAGTCCATGGCTTTGTAGAGAGGGAGAAGGTCAATGATGTTCTAGGGTTTAACTTGGTCCTCTGACACTTTAATTGGGAATTTTTTGGTGTCAAATTTCGTGGGAAATGAGGCTTAATTAGATGGGCGAAGGGCAGGCATTGCAAATAAACTCATAACAAATTTCTCTCAGGTTTCGGcatttttgtttgataaagTGTTTGCAAACTATTAGGTGAATATCTAactgtttttcaaaatttgattttgccAAACACTTTTGCTTGACTCTCCTAGCTCCACCGAGAATtttaagagcatctccaatagacTAGTTAAAGCCATTTTTTGGAGagcaaatccaaaacaaaaaaaacaaaaaaacagttCCAATAGACtctctaaaaggaaaaaatttccaaaatttttttggagTTACTACAATAGCTCTCTTGACTTAGAGAGCACCCTAGCaattccaaataaatttttctcctttaaaaaatcaaacaactcaataaaaaaaaattctttctccCTTATAGACTCAAATGTCTCACATAATCAAAACACAaatcacaaaacacaaaacacaaaacacaaatcaAAATCTATTTCTTATTATAACAACAAAGTTAAATCAGAACaagaaaataagggaaaaaaaaaagtcaagccAATCTGACCCAGTTTGGCGGTGGGGAGGAGGAATAGTGGTAGTGGGGAGGCGGACTAGGCGTTGTTGCTTGGTGAACACCGATCTCCGCCGGCTTTGTCCTTCCAATGACACTTGATCTCCACCGGCCTTCTCCCCCTCTCTCTTTGCTAcattctttctccctctctcccttttatgttttctttgatGTGATAAAGGTGTAACTGTGAAGTAAATAGAATAACATGTCtcaatttcttctctctttttttttgttgataaaaagAACAGTTGAAATTgagtaatcaattttttttttttttgttgagaaactaaGTAATCAATTGGGTGGAAAATGTGTGGTCTTTAAAATTAGTAGCTTGAAATAAAATTGAGTTAATACCTTGGTTTTTAATATTAGAtaggtttctttttttgagaaaaaatagaaagagatcattaattaattaaaagttatttaattattaaataacaacaataataataataatctataaaaaaaaaaaagttgtgataAATTTAATGCATAAATTTATTCCAAATTACATagatttgataaatttcaagactaatatagatttgataaatgaaaaataatgcaagcatgaaaaatattatcattaaaaaaaaccattggaAAGTAtgattgttgaaaattttaaaaatgttaccATTGGGGGATTTAAAATTATAGTTATTGggaattagaaaaatataataattgggAATACATAacgaaatattaaaaaaagattaaagaaaaaataaataaataatatttaaatgagattgAGAAAGGATAGAGAGCTTGTTGAAatgtgtattttaaaaaataagtaagtAAAAAGTAAATGTCACAGTTCACTCTctaaacaatacaaaaatttagaaaaattgcCAGAAATGCTCTAAGCATACACTTTCAAACTTCTACTTAAGAGTTCGTTTGAATATAGTtgaaagatgaaaaaattgtaacaaaataatttttaaatatgtacatagttgggactcatttttaatgaaaaagtggctgaatAATGTATGAATAGTAAGTGCACAATGTAAACAGTAACTTCAGTCCCCTAAGCTGAAAAGTGTgctaaaataaagaaaaaagctaAAACGCGTCTTTCCCAAAACGTGGAAGCAATAATTTTTATCCAAACATTACCTTAAAACCATATGAACCCAAGACAGCATTCAAAAACTACATCCAAAGTTGTCATGGAATTTGCCAACAATCCAAAGACTAACAATTTGCTTTCTGTCAACGTTTGAGTACTGGACTACTTGACACGAcacatttctaaaataaatctaaaataaatcatGTCCATCTCATATCCCATCTAACATTAATTCCAGTATACTGGAAATCTTGCCCGTAGATTTGGACAGTGGTAGAGTCTAAAATGAACTGTTCACAAGGTTGCTTAGTACACCATGGCAATTGAAGGCAGAATCCAAAGTTTTACTaagaaaattaaccaaaatattTCAAACAGATTCAAtctcttttcttacttttctgTAAAATTAGTTCGAACAATTTTCAGATGAACTATCTCATATCTTTTCAAATGGAGCCAAATttgaatccaaaacaaaaattccAAAACCGTGACAATAAtgtcttctcttctcttctctctcttttcttataATAGTAACACTGTCACAACTGATCACAACTCACAAGGTTGACAGCTTTTTAATATAGTAGAAACtatcaaacaatatatatatatatatatatattaattgttttttgatatcaacaatatatattaattagggGGTTTCTCATTTGATGACAACATTACCTCTCTTTCCAATAAATTTACTGTTGGCATTCATTTTAGGCTGTAATTGAGACagctctatatatatatatatatatatatatatatatatatatatatatatatatatatatataaatattaattgttttttgatatcaacaatatatattaattagggGGTTTCTCATTTGATGACAACATTACCTTTCTTTCCAATAAATTTACTGTTGGCATTCATTTTAGGCTGTAATTGAGACAGCTCACAAAGCATTTTGTGGCACTTCCCAAGCTGTCTCTTTACACagcaaataaatttgaattaaaaatgagCTTCCCCTCTCATATGCTATAAAAATGAACCAGCCAAGCACAGGTTTGACATTGATAAACTTTGCAAACCCCAAAGACACAAACCTGCATGGCCACATACTACATGTGCTGTCTTTCTTTACTCCTCTCCCAACATTTTTGTGTAACCTCACCTACTTCTCTGTCAATGTCATTAAATTTCGAGACAGCAACTAACTAATACTTTCAGTCCCTTGGACCCTTTGCTCTGTACCTCCTAAGTAAAGATggcaaaaaattatgaaaagagtatttatttcatagACAAATGTCGAGGAAATAGACGAAAAGTCTAGCTAGGACCAAGGCCAACTGTCCAATATCCGAGAGACCCCAACGTGATatagattttttcttctttttgtttatatagaTTGATTATAGATCATGATTAAATTTTCACAAGCTATTATATAACTTTTTACTGCATATCTAACGTGACAGACTTGTTTAGTAAAGTATTGCTTACACatgaatttactattttttatttactattcacGCTTTTGCAGTCTACTATGTAACAATTATTACAAAGAAGCCATGTAATagtttgtgataatttttttcttttccttcccacAAATATTAAATTAGACAAAGTTGAGAGTGCATGACTGGATCGACCTTATAAATGATAATCAAAAACTTTACATGTATGCCTCCTTGTCCTTGTCTCGTGTTCAGCCTTGATTTACTCAATTATTTAATATCTTTGGGAGGAGCCTCTTCTCCTATATATTCCTACTACGAAAGTctcttaatattttattatctttgtgGATGATT from Castanea sativa cultivar Marrone di Chiusa Pesio chromosome 6, ASM4071231v1 includes:
- the LOC142638651 gene encoding taxadiene 5-alpha hydroxylase, with the protein product MAVQLGYVVSCIFSLLVAIVSITFTFLKHKKSYKKSKKLPPGQMGLPWIGETMEFYKAQRKNQLFEEFVQPRITKYGKIFKTTLMGSPTVVVNGADANRFFLSNEFKLVISSWPSSTVQLMGKDSIMEKQGERHRCLRGLIGTSLGHAGLEALVPKVCNSVQLHLKTKWHGQEKVSLYRSTKVLTFSIVFECLLGIKVEPGMLTTFERVLEGVFAPPIRFPGSKFSRARKARLEIEKMLISAVREKKKEMEGGEEDGLLMSRLVSGMIKGEISEEEVVDNMVLLVFAAHDTTSYAIAMTFKMLAQHPNCYALLLQEHVDIMSNKIPGENLTLEDMKKMKYTWQVARESMRLFPPIFGSFRKAIADIEYEGFTIPKGWKVLWTTYGTHYDEIYCQDPLSFNPSRFEEPIPPYVFLPFGGGPRVCAGYQLSKLNILIFVHFIVTHYDWSLLYPDETITMDPLPFPSQGMPIKISPKLL